The DNA window AAGTGCTTTCTCTGCTTTCTGTATTTCAGCTGAAGGCGGTAAACCATCCTGACCACCTCCACCAGATGCCTCAAGTTCTGACTCAATAGAATCACTGATCCTGACACCTCCTCTGGTGCGTTTGAAAGCAACATGCTTCTTCCTGCGCAATGCACTTCCTTTGGACACTTCTGCAAGCAGAAAAACAATCATCTAGACATAAAACTCATGAAATTTATACGAGTTCAGCAAGCAAAATGTCAAAAAGTAATCTTTTACCCCTTAACAAGGataaactgatattggtattaCTAGGAAATGTCAAAAGTACTCCCTTTATATCTAATCAAGGGTGACCATATAAACTACAGAAAAAAGCACATAATTCAACATTTAACAGCAACATACAGAATTTGGTCATCATTCATTGAACTGGAGCAATAAGCAGATAATAGGTACAAAATTATCATCCAAATTTGATCATATCATAGAGTTTAATAATACATTACCTCTGTCATTTTCCCAGCAAGCTCCTTCTTTGTTCACCTCTCCAAAAAGTGCCTTCATTGTCTCATCAGACTGGTAAGTTTCCGCCACAACATCAAGAAAAGGAGACCCCATTCTCTCTTTAGCTTCTCTAACAAAAAACTTAACCGACTCAACAGCAACTATGCCTTTACTCTTCCTTATCACATTGTAAGAACACTTATCATCCCATAAAGCCGCCTCTATTTCATCCCTCCAATTCCATAACTCTTCCGATACAAACCCTACATTCTCCATTTTCTCCATTAAATTGATTCTCCGTTTCCATATCCTCCTTACTGCGTCAAAATACTTACCTTTATCACCTCCTGTCCCTTCACTATTCAAAAACTTCACCGTACACTCCACTGCCACCGCACAATACGCGGCTTTCATAACCTCTGAAGCTTCAATCCCGTCTTGATGATTTAGTTCCTCAATCAGTTCGAGAAATTCGAGGATTTTCTCATTAACTGAACCGTTAGAAATCTCAGATTCGATTTTTCGAATAAGCAGCGCCTTTTTTAAATTCGGCTTGTCGTTTGAGAGTGGAAGAACGTGAATGAGGCCGTTAAGAATGCCGTCGTCGAGCGGTTGCCGGAGGATGAATTCGAGAATCCAATAAGAAATATCAGTGTCGATATCCATTCGTAAAAGCATGAAATGGAACCCTAAAAACCCAAAATCCTTCGTAGGGTtccttaaaaaatcaattttgtcggGTCGGGTCAGGTCAGGTGATGCTCGATTTCTTCGCCGGTTGCATAAAAGCTCCGAACAAAATACTCCGGCGATGCTCCGATTATATAAATCCTTCGTTTGAATCAATTTTCAAATAGAAGGGTTAAGTCCTGACTATGCTGTTTCGTAATTTGtgccaaataaaaaaaattactttacacttagttcctaaattaaaaattatagtattaaatatatttgattttctgTATAGGAACAGTAAAGTAATAGAAGAATGAAAGAACATTTAGATCTTCTCATTCTTTTTGAAGATCTTTTTAataccttgtttggatggttgttaccgttgtattgtattattagtttaagtatgatgtttgttttgattgttacttaaattataTTGTATGATATCGTTTATATTTATTGTTAGATAACAATGAAAAGACTCGTTTTATGTTGCGATTGATTTGATGtgaatattttcttctcattttgtctttatttattattattgataattattgtttgaTCATTTACCTTACATTTTCATAGTAGCTTTATCCGTTCCTtacttttcttatatatttatcattcaaattataaatGTGTGGCAATTGAAATGAGAATGATAAAATCAATCCAAatattgtattcattaaaataatattgcacGATACAATACGATATATGAACAATAAGTAACAACTAGGGGAGACTCAACGTTATTGGGGGCTTAAAGCAAAATTTTAATGCGAGacctaaaatataaacaaactttatatatgtatttattcaaaaaatatttttcttacactatttagatgaaaattattagtatttaaattgttttttcagTTATTAGTTTTTGGTAAGATTTCATCAACTCAACATTGAAAACATCATTTCAGTGAGGCAATTATTAGGGATaagagtctgaaaaatatcctaGCTTtagtcgaatttgttgttgcgatactaaactttcatgatgacctattacccccctagactatttaataccgtaatttaaacatatatttttgcccacgtggacataaaaaataatgcaaaattataaataataatgtgtccacgtgggcacatatatgcctttaaaatatattattaaatagttttgggggtaaaaaatacagtattaaatagtctagggaggtaataggtcatcatgaaagtttagtatcgcaacaacaaatccgaccaaagttgggatatttttcagacctttatccccaattattatatgaattgttaacataattcaaaagtaataagttgacaaatattaaataaaaataagagttagaaccataaaACTTAACTCGAaaagttgatgacttggtataccctattttaatatgcttgtagtaatgtttgaaactaaaatttaaaaagaaataaaaaaattgtaattcacttcgttcaacacttttcactattaattgttatttataaCAAAGTACCAAAAATGCTTAAGTGGGTAAaacaatatattttctaaaatatactttttataataaataatcaattttttctataaaaattttaacacatattttattcttgataaaaatttgGAGGCCCCAAAATTTTGGGGCCTAAGGCAAAAGCCTTATTTCCCAAAGCATAGAGCCGGCCctggtaacaaccatccaaatgtaaataaatttaatacttgTGACAATATTTGCAAATGAATTTATAGGTACGGAATGTAaattcataatttctttataaaattagATATTGTAGGtatataatttctaaaattgacATAATATTACAATCTAACACTCATACTATAAGAAAGTTACATAATGCACTTTATTATGTTTAGAATTATTTACTTTAAAAACTAGAAATCAATTTTAACTagtattaataatttatattttttaaggtGCACTCATATTCTAGAAATTCTaatttcatcaatattattataattggAATGCATTTACATATTAGAAGCAATGAATGTAGTACTCTAATATGTTTGGATTCATTTtctagatattttaattaatgtaaGAGAAACAATGAATGTAGTAGTAGTTTGGACTCATTTtctagatattttaattaatgtaaGAGAAATGTCTACCTTCAATCACTAATATGAAATAAGTCTTTATTTTCAAGCGTTGTTAAATTATAACAATAtctattcaattattattaatagagAAAGGACATAAAGATAAATTTGCTCATTTTAACCGTTATGGTGAACGTTAGACTTCAATGTTCCTTATAAACCTATTAAATCTTCTtccaatattttctttcattttattatatatattaacttgaattaaaacaaatttgaaattttacgtattattgagattaatcgcataacatataataaatttatttacgTGACTCGAATCACAATCTTAAGATAAGAGGTCGATGATGGTTATCATCTGAGTGCAACACTCATGTTGAAACCCATTGATTTCTCCAAATATTTCCTGTATATACCTTTTTCAtaaatacaaacacaatcacATGACtcacagaaaaaaaaaaactaatcaaaatttagttaaaaaatctatttatattttttgaaattttatgtcTTATCataactaataa is part of the Solanum stenotomum isolate F172 chromosome 8, ASM1918654v1, whole genome shotgun sequence genome and encodes:
- the LOC125874728 gene encoding uncharacterized protein LOC125874728 produces the protein MLLRMDIDTDISYWILEFILRQPLDDGILNGLIHVLPLSNDKPNLKKALLIRKIESEISNGSVNEKILEFLELIEELNHQDGIEASEVMKAAYCAVAVECTVKFLNSEGTGGDKGKYFDAVRRIWKRRINLMEKMENVGFVSEELWNWRDEIEAALWDDKCSYNVIRKSKGIVAVESVKFFVREAKERMGSPFLDVVAETYQSDETMKALFGEVNKEGACWENDREVSKGSALRRKKHVAFKRTRGGVRISDSIESELEASGGGGQDGLPPSAEIQKAEKALKLSSLELRAMVKDPLPDALRFAETLSLARDNMGHQPAENSSDKAPPPMASSSRMVQASGEKCEAQHNCHDNAASKPDRVNQNSAANPLELDDFLDEVTEGSPSKANRVTLPTPKTTKVSPLKKYEFKKITTRRKPMKWSSLEEDTLRTGVQKYGTGNWKVILDTYHDIFLVRTACDLKDKWRNMIS